A genomic window from Solanum stenotomum isolate F172 chromosome 10, ASM1918654v1, whole genome shotgun sequence includes:
- the LOC125878529 gene encoding elongation factor 2, with protein sequence MVKFTAEELRRIMDFKHNIRNMSVIAHVDHGKSTLTDSLVAAAGIIAQEVAGDVRMTDTRADEAERGITIKSTGISLYYEMTDESLRNFKGERNGNEYLINLIDSPGHVDFSSEVTAALRITDGALVVVDCVEGVCVQTETVLRQALGERIRPVLTVNKMDRCFLELQVDGEEAYQTFQRVIENANVIMATYEDPLLGDVQVYPEKGTVAFSAGLHGWAFTLTNFAKMYASKFGVDESKMMERLWGENFFDPATKKWTTKNSGTASCKRGFVQFCYEPIKQIINTCMNDQKDKLWPMLQKLGVTMKSDEKDLMGKALMKRVMQTWLPASTALLEMMIYHLPSPSTAQRYRVENLYEGPLDDAYANAIRNCDPEGPLMLYVSKMIPASDKGRFFAFGRVFAGKVCTGMKVRIMGPNYVPGEKKDLYVKNIQRTVIWMGKRQETVEDVPCGNTVAMVGLDQYITKNATLTNEKEVDAHPIRAMKFSVSPVVRVAVQCKVASDLPKLVEGLKRLAKSDPMVVCSIEESGEHIIAGAGELHLEICLKDLQDDFMGGAEIIKSDPVVSFRETVLEKSTRTVMSKSPNKHNRLYMEARPMEEGLAEAIDDGRIGPRDDPKVRSKILAEEFGWDKDLAKKIWCFGPETTGPNMVVDMCKGVQYLNEIKDSVVAGFQWASKEGALAEENMRGICFEVCDVVLHSDAIHRGGGQVIPTARRVIYASQLTAKPRLLEPVYLVEIQAPEQALGGIYSVLNQKRGHVFEEMQRPGTPLYNIKAYLPVVESFGFSGTLRAATSGQAFPQCVFDHWEMMSSDPLEVGSQANQLVLDIRKRKGLKEQMTPLSEFEDKL encoded by the exons ATGGTGAAGTTCACGGCTGAAGAGCTTAGGAGGATTATGGACTTCAAGCATAACATTCGTAATATGTCTGTTATTGCTCATGTGGACCATG GAAAATCTACCCTTACTGATTCTCTGGTGGCGGCTGCTGGTATCATTGCTCAGGAAGTTGCAGGTGATGTCAGGATGACAGATACACGTGCTGATGAGGCTGAGCGTGGTATCACCATCAAGTCCACTGGTATTTCACTTTACTACGAGATGACTGATGAATCCTTGAGGAACTTCAAGGGAGAGAGAAATGGGAACGAGTACCTCATCAACCTCATCGATTCACCTGGGCACGTCGACTTCTCATCTGAAGTGACTGCTGCTCTTCGTATTACTGATGGTGCGCTTGTTGTGGTTGATTGTGTGGAAGGTGTCTGTGTCCAGACAGAGACTGTACTCCGTCAGGCCCTTGGTGAAAGGATTCGTCCTGTCTTGACAGTTAACAAGATGGACAGGTGTTTCCTTGAACTTCAGGTTGATGGAGAGGAGGCCTATCAGACATTCCAAAGAGTTATTGAGAATGCTAATGTTATCATGGCTACATATGAGGATCCCCTTCTTGGTGATGTTCAGGTTTATCCTGAGAAAGGTACCGTTGCTTTCTCCGCTGGGTTGCATGGGTGGGCTTTCACTCTCACCAATTTTGCCAAGATGTATGCTTCCAAATTtggtgttgatgagtctaagATGATGGAAAGGCTGTGGGGTGAGAACTTTTTTGACCCTGCCACCAAAAAGTGGACCACCAAAAACTCCGGAACAGCTTCATGCAAGCGTGGGTTTGTTCAATTCTGCTATGAGCCAATCAAGCAGATTATCAACACTTGCATGAATGATCAGAAAGATAAGCTCTGGCCTATGTTGCAGAAGCTTGGTGTAACCATGAAATCTGATGAAAAAGATTTAATGGGCAAGGCACTGATGAAGCGTGTGATGCAGACCTGGCTTCCCGCAAGTACTGCTCTTCTGGAAATGATGATATATCATCTTCCATCTCCTTCCACAGCTCAAAGATACCGTGTGGAAAACCTGTACGAAGGACCCCTTGATGATGCTTATGCCAATGCCATCAGGAACTGTGACCCAGAAGGCCCACTTATGCTTTATGTATCCAAGATGATTCCAGCATCTGACAAGGGTAGGTTCTTTGCTTTTGGTCGTGTCTTTGCTGGGAAGGTTTGTACTGGTATGAAGGTTAGAATCATGGGTCCTAACTATGTTCCTGGTGAAAAGAAGGATCTATATGTTAAGAATATCCAGCGAACTGTTATTTGGATGGGTAAGAGGCAAGAAACTGTTGAGGATGTTCCCTGTGGTAACACTGTTGCCATGGTTGGTTTGGATCAATATATTACCAAGAATGCAACATTGACCAATGAAAAGGAAGTCGATGCCCACCCGATCAGAGCAATGAAGTTTTCTGTCTCACCAGTTGTGCGTGTTGCTGTTCAGTGCAAGGTTGCATCTGACCTTCCCAAGCTTGTTGAAGGGTTGAAACGTCTGGCTAAGTCTGATCCTATGGTTGTTTGTTCTATTGAAGAGTCTGGAGAGCATATTATTGCTGGTGCTGGAGAACTCCACCTTGAAATCTGTCTGAAGGATTTGCAGGATGACTTTATGGGCGGTGCTGAAATTATAAAATCTGATCCTGTTGTGTCATTCCGTGAGACAGTCCTTGAGAAGTCTACTCGAACTGTGATGAGCAAGTCTCCTAACAAGCATAACCGTTTGTACATGGAGGCTAGACCAATGGAGGAAGGGCTTGCTGAGGCTATTGATGATGGACGCATTGGCCCTAGGGATGACCCCAAGGTTCGTTCCAAGATCTTGGCTGAGGAGTTTGGTTGGGACAAAGATCTTGCAAAGAAGATTTGGTGCTTTGGTCCTGAGACAACTGGTCCCAATATGGTGGTGGATATGTGTAAGGGAGTTCAGTACCTGAATGAAATTAAGGATTCTGTTGTTGCTGGTTTCCAGTGGGCTTCCAAGGAAGGTGCATTGGCTGAAGAGAACATGAGAGGTATTTGCTTTGAAGTCTGTGATGTTGTTCTTCATTCTGATGCTATTCACAGGGGTGGTGGCCAAGTTATTCCCACTGCTAGGAGGGTTATCTATGCTTCTCAGCTTACTGCCAAACCCCGTCTGTTGGAGCCTGTTTACCTTGTGGAGATTCAGGCTCCAGAGCAAGCCCTCGGTGGTATCTATAGTGTTCTGAACCAGAAGCGTGGACACGTGTTTGAGGAGATGCAGAGGCCAGGAACCCCTCTTTACAACATCAAGGCTTACCTTCCTGTCGTTGAGTCTTTTGGATTTTCAGGTACCTTGAGAGCTGCTACTTCCGGTCAAGCTTTCCCACAATGTGTGTTTGATCATTGGGAAATGATGTCATCCGACCCATTGGAAGTTGGCTCACAAGCTAATCAACTCGTCCTTGATATCCGCAAGAGGAAGGGTTTGAAGGAACAGATGACCCCTCTATCCGAGTTTGAGGACAAGCTGTAA